In the bacterium genome, ACTCCGACCCCGAGACCGGACTGTCCTCGATCACGGATATCGGCGCTTTCGGGCGCAGCGGGCAGGTGTTTGCGTTCGATGGCCGCGGGCGGCTGATCAGCCTGAGCCGTTTCACCCCGCCGCACAGCGACTCGCTGGGCCTGGACAACGGAATCCTGAGCCTGGAGTTGCGCGATCCGGGAGCCAAGCCATCCCGGATCAATGCCGGCAGGGCGGCTGCCGGCGACAGCCTGCCGTTCACCCGGATGGCCGGGCAGGCCCTGGACGGCCGCAGCGGGATCGACCTGGAGGGCTACCGCGACCTGCGCGGCGTGCCGGTGGTGGGGGCCTGGCTCTGGGACAAGCGCGCCGGCTGCGGCCTGGCCCTCGAAATCACCCGCGAGGAGGCTTTCAGTTCCTACCGCCGCATCCGGACCACGGTCCTCACGGTGCTGGTCACCACGGTGATCATGTTCCTGGGCCTGAGCCTGGTGCTGCACCGCAGCCGCAAGGAGGCCCTGCGCCTGGCGCGCCAGTCCACCCTGGCCGGCAAGCAACTCCAGCGCGAGATCGAGGTGCGCCGCCAGGTGGAGGACTCGCTGCGCGAGAGCGACGCCTACATCCGGGCGGTGGTGGACAGCGTGGTGGACGGGATCATCACCACGGACGAGAACCTGTTCATCGAGACTTTCAACCCCGCGGCCGAAAAAATATTCGGCTACATCTCCGCCGAGGTCCGGGGACAGAACCTGGCGCTGCTGTTCGATCCCTCGATGCGGCGCGAGTCGGACCGCGACTGCCACCGCCCGGGACGGAACGGGGAATGCCCCGAGATGCTGGGACGGCGCAAGGACGGCTCGCATTTCCCGGTGGAGTTCGAGATCAACGAGATGTGCCTGGGCAGCCGCAACGTGCACGTGGGTATCCTGCGCGACATCACGGAAAGGAAAAAATACGAGCTCGAGCTGCGGAGACTGTCGAGCCACGACGGCTTGACCAGCATTGCCAACCGGAGGCATTTCGACGACATACTCCAGACAGAATGGAACCGTGGGCTGGAGCACTTCACCCCGCTGTCGCTGATCCTGCTCGACATCGACCATTTCAAGGCTTTCAACGACACCTACGGCCACCAGGCCGGTGATGAGTGCCTGATCCGGGTGGCCGGGGCGCTCCGCGACATTTTCCACCGTCCGGCCGACCTGCCGGCGCGCTACGGGGGCGAGGAATTTGCGGTTATCCTGCCCGAGACCGGCCTGGCCGGGGCCCTGATCGTGGCCGAAAAAGTCCGTCTTGCCATAGAACAGCTTTGCCTTGAGCATGCCGGCTCGCCAAAATATGGATGCGTAACCGTAAGCCTGGGGGTCTCCTGCCTGACTCCCGATGCCGGAGTAAAAGACGGCCCGAGCCTGCTGATCGCCGAGGCCGACCGGGCGCTCTACAGGGCCAAGGATTCCGGCCGCAACTGTGTGGTCGGAGCAATTCAGGAAAACCCGGATGACAACGGAGTAAGCACTGAACTCGCAGACGGCATCGCCCACTGAACCTGGAGGAGTAATGACCAAGGCCGGGATAATCAACCTGGTGGCAGAGAAATGCGGGTTTTCAGCCCGGGATGTCAGGCTGGTGGTGGAGGAATTCATTGTCGAGGTCAAGGACTGCCTGAAAAGCGGGAAACATCTGGAGATACGCGGGTTCGGCACTTTCCGGGTCCGGGAGCGCAAGTCCCGCCGCGCGCGCAACCCCAAGACCGAGGAAAGCATCCTCATCCCGGCCCGCCGGGTGGCGGTGTTCAAAGGCTCCCCTCGTCTGGACCTGCTGATCGAGCCGGATCAGCCCGGCTGAGAAAGTCACCCTCCGCGGGCGGGTCTGTCCGGCCGCCCGCGGACGCAATGAATCGCAAGCCATCTCCACGCGCCCCCCGGCCAAGCCTCTTCACCCATCAGTCTGCCTCCCTTCGAGCCTCGCCCGGCTGTGCCGGCCTCCCTAAGCCAGACAATGCTGCCGCTGTCCACCTTGTCAGGGTTGTGTCAAGAAGCGGGCTCGTTTTCATTTCATCATCCATTCCCTGTACGATTGAGCGGTCACGCCCGGGCTTTCCTGGCTCTCCCCCCCTGTAACAAGAAAGTTCATTGTGGGTTACAAATTTCTTTGCAGCCGGGAGATGTTTCGATTATTTTTGAAAGGCCGGTTTAAAATACTGCGCTTAAACGAGATATGCACACAACATTCACGCGGCCACTGCGAGAGGGATGAAATGATGAAGCCGAAAGTACTGCTCCCCATTTTCAGGAAATTCAAAGAGCACCTTCTTCCGGACTGGATTATCGAGGAAATTTCCGCGCACATGGAGCTGAAAGTCGTGTACGATCCGGACAGCCTCTCCAGCGAGGAGTACGACAACCTGTTCCGGGATATCGACGCGATGATCAGCACCTGGGAGATACCCGTGCTGAACCCGCGGGTCATCTCCAAGTGCCCGAACCTCAAGATAATCTCCCACGCCGGCGGGCAGGTGCGCTTTTTCATCCCGGAGGACCTGTTCGACCTGCGGCCCGACCTGCTGATCTGCAACGCCTCGAACGTGATGGCCCGTCCGGTGGCCGAGCACACCCTGATGATGTCGATCGCCCTGCTGCGCAACCTGTTTTTCATATCCCGCTGGGCCGCCGAGAACGCCGACTGGGAGAATTATCCGCGCGAGAAAAACGTCAGCCTGCTGAACAAAAAAGTGGGCCTGGTGGGCCTGGGTCAGATCGCCAACGAATTCATCGAGCTGGCCCGGCCGTTCAAGGCGGAATTCCATGTCTTCAGCCGTCACCTGGGCGATTTCGACGCCGAGGCGCGGGGGCTCAAGAAAAGCTCGCTCGAAAAGATATTCTCCACCTGCGACGTGATCACGATCTGCTCGGCCAACACCCCGGAGAACCGTCACATGGTCAACCGCGACCTCCTGCGACTGATCAAGCCCGGAGCGGTGCTGGTCAACAACGCCCGCGGCGCGCTGATCGACGAGCAGGCGCTGTGCGATGAGCTGGAGAGCGGACGTTTCAGCGCGGCGATCGATGTGACCGAACCGGAGCCTCCGGCCATGGACAGCCGCCTGCGCAGCCTGCCCAACGTCTTCCTCACCCCGCACTCGGCCGGCCCCACGCCGGACCAGTGGCCCTGGATGGTCAAGGAGGCGGCGGACATAATCCGGGCCTATTTCCGTAACCAGCCGGTCTGGAACATCATAGACCGCAAGCGGTTCCGCTACATGGCCTGAGCCTTGCGGCTCAAGGCTCGCAGCGTCCGTCACGCTATTTCCTGCCGGGCGTCTTAATGTTTTGCGCGGCAAGAGTATCGGTTTATTTTTTTCTTGACAAATCGGGGCTGAAACTCGACTCTTATACTCATGGTTATTTGCCGCCCAGCAAAACAAACCGTAATCCAACATAAAGCGCTTCCGGCGGCCTTTTGCACCGGGTACCATCAACAGGCAAGGAGCCACGTCCAATGACCAAGGCTGATATAATTCAGAACATCGCGGACAAGAACGGTTTCACCGCCAAAGATGTGAAAATAGTGGTGGAAGAGTTCATCGATCAGGTGAAGAGCTGTCTGGTCAACGACCAGCACCTCGAAATCCGCGGGTTTGGCACTTTCAAGGTCAAGGCCCACAAGGCCAGAAAGGCCCGCAACCCGAAGACCAACGAGGAAGTGCTGGTCCCCTCCCGCAAGAAAGCATTCTTCAAGGTCAGCCGCGAGCTTAACGCCCTTCTTAAATAGTCTGCGGAAACAAAAAGCCGGATCCTTGCTCTCAAGGGTCCGGCTTTTTTATTGCCCGCGCGTATCTATTTCCTGTCCGTGTCCCAGCGGTGCTTGCCCACGGTTTCGAGCAGCAGCTGACGGCCCTCCAGGATGTCGCAGCCCAAGGCCCAGATCATCACTCCGCCCAGACCCTGCACCTTGGCGAAATCGCATTTGAGGGCGATCGACTCCGGGTTGTCGAAAGTGACCACGTGCTCGCGCGAGCGCTCCAGCATGTAGGGGACCAGCGAGACGCTGTCCCAGTAGTAGTCCCAGCCGCCCTCGGCCCAGAACTGCACCGCCTCGCTGTAGTCGATGTAGCGGCCGCCGTGGTTGGGCCCGCCCAGGTACGAGGCGTCCAGCTTGAAACCGTAGAACGGCAGACCGAGCAACAGCTTCTCGGGCGGAATGCCCAGCTCTTTCTCCAGGTAATAAATTTCGGAGAAGCACGACTCCGGCACGCCGTTGTAGCCCGGGATGACCGAGTAGAGCGGCGAGTTGTGCCCGGCCTCGCGGCTCCAGAGGCCGTGAAAATCGTAGGTCATCACATTGAACCAGTCGAGGACCTTGTTCAGGCGGCGCTGGTCGAACACGCTCTCACTGTCCAACCGCCCGGTGTTGGCCATGGTGATCAGAAACGGCTTACCGCGCTTGGTGGCTGCGGCGCGCAGTTCCTCGACCAGGGTGGCGTGGTCGGCGCGCTCCTTGGCGTTGGCCGGCAGCTCCCAGTCGAAATCCACCCCGTCGTAGCCGTTCTTCTCGCAGAAATCGAGCAAATTACTGATGAATATCGCCCGCAGCGAGGGGCTCGCCGCCACCGGAGGGAATCCCTCCACCGCCCTGCCGCCGCCGCCGCCGCCCAGCGAGACCAGCACTTTCCGCCCGGCGGCGTGCGCGGCCTGGATCAGCTCCGGGTACAGTAAATCGGGCCGCACGTTCAGGCTGCCGTCCTTGTTCGGGGTGATAAAAGCGTGGCAGATATGGGTGAGCACTTTGAAATCGAGCTTCTCGGCAGGCAGCTTGTCTTTCATCCCAGCGGGATAATACCCCAGCACCTTCGACTCTCCGGCGCGCGCCGTACCCACGGCCAGCGCCAGAGCGAGCACCGCCAGCGCCAACCGGCGGACCGGAACGGAAAAGGCCTCCGTACGCATTGCTCCTCCTGTCACCCTGTGTTTGATAGTGGAATCGAATCTGTTCAGGCTCATCTGTCCGCATGCCGGAGCGGGATACCCGCCGGACGGGCCTGCACCGGAAAAAGATCCGTTGACTGCTCCGGCTACAATTTTCATCCGCCGAACCGGCCCTGCAACCTTTTTGTTTCCCGTCCGACTCGGATGATAGTCTTTCGGCAGGGAACAGCAATGTCCGGTTAGGAACTTGCAGTGAGAAGCCGAAAGACTCTGTTCTGCTTTGGTTTCGGCCAAAGCAGCAAAGCCAGCGGGGGCCGCAAACTCGTCCCAACCGGGACTCTGCGTCAATCTTAAGCGTTTACGGAGTCTTAATTCCGCTCCCTCGTTGCAGCGGCGGCGCTGCCGCGAATCGCCGCCGAACCGTGCGGCAATTACAGCCCCGGCCGTTTCTCGCTCAATTAAACGCTACCCTGGCGGGAGGCTCAGACAGGTGCGGCCCCCAAGGGCAGCAGCGGCGGCCTGTCAGCCGCACGGGGTTTGGCTTTGACCCAGGATCGAGTTATTCCGATACGAACGCTGTGTTCGCCCATAACATTCTAGAGCAAAAACCTAACCGGACATTACTGTGGCCCACCGAAAATCAATACCTGGCGAACGGTCGTAGGTATTGCACTGGGGCATTCATGAATTGCCCCTACATGTTTTCCCGGTGTGATTCACGTATGAGGTTGCGGTGGCCTGACAGCCAACAGGGGTATTTCCGGCGTACTTTTTTTACCTCCTATCGGGACGCTCCAGCCGGAACAGCAGCCCGCTTGCCGGCGGCTCATCCATCCCGTCAGGCGCGAACCCGGAGCGCAACAGCACCTTGACCGAGGCCGGGTTGTCCGGCGCGGTCCGGGCGATAATCCTCGCCACCCCCGACTGACTGAAAGCCCAGGCCGCCAGCGCCCGCACCATCTCGCCCGCCAGGCCGCGGCAGCGCCAGTCCGGCTGCACGGAGTAGCCGATTTCCACTTGCCCCTTCCCGCCCGGAGCACCCAGGAACCCGGCGCTGCCTACCAGCACCGGCGGTGAATCCACCCCCCGGCCCTCTTCCAGCAGAGCGTACCAGCCGTACCAGCCCACAGCCTCCGGGTGAGCGGCGAGCTGCTCTTCGAACCAGGGCAGGGCCTCGGCCAGGGAGTCGAGCGGCCAGCCGGGCGGCACCACTGCATCCAGAATCACAGCCAGGCGCGCGCGGTCGGCCATCTCGGCCCGCACGCTCTCCACAGTGGAGGGGACCAGACGCAGACGCTCGGTCCGGATTTGCATATCGCACCGTCCTCCCACACCCGGGGAACACCATAAAAAACAAGGGGCGGGTTTGAAACCCGCCCCTGCAAAGACACTCAGGTCAGAATCTGCATTCTATCGAGGCGGTCGCGAATCAGGATTTTTTCTTCCGCCCGCCGGACTGTTTCGGCGCAGCCACCGCCTTGACCGGTCCCGCCGCCGCGGCCGCCGCCTGCAGCGGCGCGTGGTAGCGTTTCTGGATGTACATCTGCTGGAACATCTGGATCACGTTGAAAATCGTGTAGTACAACACCAGCCCGGAGGAGAAATTGATGAAGAAGATGAGCATCATGATCGGCATCATGTACATCATCGGCTTCATCTTGGGATCGGTCTGCGTGGGGGTGAGTTTCTGCTGCACGAACATCGACACCGCCATCAGCACCGGCATGACATAGTACGGGTCGGGCTGGCTCAGGTCGTGGATCCAGAGGAACGCATCGGCCCCGCGCAGCTCGATGGTGCGCTGGAACACGTAGAACAGGGCGAACAGCACCGGCATCTGGATCACCATCGGCAGGCAGCCGCCCAACGGGTTGACCTTGTGCTCGCGGTAGAGCTTGAGCATCTCCTCCTGCTGCTTGCGCGGGTCATCCTTGAAACGCTCGCGCATCTCGGTCATCAACGGCTGGATTTTCTGCATCTCGATCTGGCTCTTGGTGCTCTTGATAGTCAGCGGGTAGAACACCACCTTTACCAGCAGGGCGAACAGCACCAGGATCAGCGCGTAGTTTGACACATAGGTGTGCATCCAGAGCATGATCCGCAGGATCATCTTGGTGAAAGGCTGGATGATGACCCAGCCGTACTCGAAAATCTTGGGCAGGCCGTAGTTGAGCCGGGTGATCTGGTCGTAGGCCTGGGGTCCGGCGTAGATCGAATAGACCACCGGCGTTCCGGCCTGGGCCGGGATTGGGAAACGCCCGCGGAAATAGATGCGCTTGGCCTCCAGGTTGCCCGAGGCGCTCATCCCGTCCATCGGGGCGTCCGGTACGAAGAAGGTAGTGATAAAGTACTGGCTTTTAAGCCCGCCCCAGAGGATCCTGTGCTCGCCGCTGGGCTGCCAGTCGCTCTTGGAGAGGTCCTTGATCGATTTTTCGACCACCGAGCCGTTGTCGTAGTAGATCGCCTTGTAGCTGGCGTAGTCGGCGTCCGGCTTTTTCTCGTTCGACAGCAGGGTCGGGCCCAGGGTGACCTCCAGCGCGTTGCCGCTGGCGCCGCTTAGCTGCGGCGGCAGGTACATGGCGCTTTCGATCAGGTAGCTGTCGTTGTGGAAAGTGTAGACAATGCGGATCGTAGCCCCGCCGTTCAGGGTGTCGAGAAAAGTGATCGTCCCCTGCGGGTTCGACTTGTCCAGGCGCAGGCTGAGCTTGTCGGCGCAGAAACGGCGCGCGCCCAGGTCGACATCCTTGCCGCTGCCGCCGAAAATCAGGCGGGAGGACAGGAAACGGCTCTCATCCGGGATGAGCTGCACCGGGGGGAGCTTGTCGGAGTCGGCGTTTTTCGCTGCCCCGTTGAAAGAGGGATAGTGCTTGAGCCCGGCCTTGACCAGCACGGCCCCGCGGGTGATGAAACGGTACTCGTACAGCTCGCCGCTCACCACCACCGTGTCCACCGGGGTCTCATCCACCGGCTCGACATCGGGTGCGGACAAATCGCTTAAAGCACCCGGTTCGGTAGCGACACGGGCGGCGGTGTCGGACTTTATGACCTGGGTCGTGTCGGCCGGTGCGTTGACCGTCGCCGGGCGTGGCTGCGGCTTGGGGGCGAACCACAGCATGTAGACGATCCAGACCACGAAGATCAGGGCCGTCGCCAGTGCCGTTCTCTTATCCATCAATACCTCATGCTCTGATTGACGTTTTCAGTCGCTCCGGGGCAGCCCCGCTCAGGGCAGGTCCACTCCGCCGGGATGGAAGGGGTGGCAGCGGGAAAGACGGCGCAGGGCGCGCCACGCACCCTTGAACGGTCCGTACTTGCTCACGCTTTGCCGCGCGTACTCGGAACAGCTCGGGTAAAAACGGCAGGAAGGCGGCAGGAACGGACTGACAAGGCGCTGGTAAAGGAATACCAGTGCCAGCAGGACCGCCTGCAAAGCCTTTTCGATCCATTTCAGCATAATCTGTCCATCAGGGGACGTTGCCCCCGTCCACCGGCTCGCTCCTGGCTGCGGCGCAGGACTCCACTTTCCGGGCCAGGCGCAGGTAACGCTCGTTCAACTCGCTGTATTTCAAGCCGTAGCAGTCCGGAGTGATCCGCAGCACCACCAGCCGCCCGCTCTCCAGCACTCCGGCGCGGCGCACTATTTCCTGAAGGCGGCGGCGCAGACGGTTGCGATCAACCACGCTGCGCTTGAATTTCGGCACCACCAGGGCGAAACGGCTGTGGCATTCGGCGGCGCAGGGCAGGACATTCAGCTTGAGCAGTCCATCCCCGACCCGCCGCCCGTTGTCCAGCACGTGACGGATATCGCGCGAACGGCTCAGGGCGATCCTGCGGGCCAGACCCACCTGGATTCCTTTCCGGTGAACTGCGTGCGTGGCAGACCGGAGAGTGAGGCCGCCGGTGGATAAAAATCTGCGGTCCCTACGAACATAGTCCGGCCCGGAGGGGCGGAACAACGTTCATGGAGACCGCAGCGGATTTACAGAACCGGTATCAGAGAGCGACACGCTTGCGGCCGCGCGTGCGGCGGCGGTTGAGCACCAGACGGCCGCCGTGGGTGGCCATGCGGGCGCGGAACCCGTGCTTGTTGTGCTTCTTCCGGTTGCTGGGCTGGAAAGTTCTTTTCATCTTCTAAGTCTCCGTTCGCTCTGGCTGCGGTAATTATCAAAGGCTTTAAAAATAAAGCGGTCCGGGCGGACTGTCAAGACTTTACGCGCCAGCATCACGCACTCCCGTGGTTTTGCCTGCGCCCTCCGGGCCCGGATAGTCTACAAGCGGTTAATTTAGTTCCCTGCCACGCTTTTTCCAATTAAATTTATACAGCTTTCGCGCGCCGCGCCCGGAAGATACGCGGCAAAGGTTGACAGCCGCGGGGTGAAACCGTTATTCTAAGCGCCTTTAGCCGTAAGCTCCGACGCGGCGTCCGGAGTAAGGGACATTCGGCAAACAGGGACAGGGAAAACAAACTCATGGAACAACTGCTGCGAGATGCGCTTCTGCGAGGCCTGGCCGCCATGCAGGTCCAGGATATCCCCGAGTTCGTGATCGAAAAACCCAAGGACCCCCGTCACGGCGACCTGGCCGCCAACGTGGCCTTCCTCCTGGCCCGCAGCCTCAAGAAAGCCCCGGCCCAGATCGGCCGCGAGCTGGTGGAGGCCATGGGCCAGCTCGGCCCCTATGTCACCTCGGTCGAGGTGGCCCCCAACGGGTTCATCAATTTCAGGATCAGCCCGGGCTGGTGGACCGATCAACTGGCCCGCATCCAGGCCGTGGGCGAGGCCTGGGGACACGGTGACAATCTCGCCGGGCGCAGGATCGTGGTGGAGTTCGTCAGCTCCAACCCCACCGGGCCGCTGACCATCGGCCACGGCCGCCAGGCGATCCTGGGCGACTGTATCTGCTCGCTGCTGGCCGCCCAGGGCGCCCAGGTCTGCCGCGAGTACTACTACAACGACGCCGGCAACCAGATGAACATCCTGGGCCGCAGCTTGCGCGCCCGCTACGTGCAGCGTTTCCGCCCGGAGTTCCCGTTCCCGGAGAACGGCTACCGCGGCGACTACATGCTGGAGATCGCCGAGGCGTTCGCAAGCCAGCACGGCGACAGTCACCTTCCCCCCGCCGGTGACATCTCCGACCCCGACCCGGGCACGCTCAAGGTGTTCCGCGAGTTCGCCGCCGAGCACATCCGCCGGATCATCGATGTCGACCTGCGCCAGTTCCGGGTGGCGTTCGATGTCTGGTCCCTGGAGAGCCGTCTGTACACCGAGGGCAAGATCGACGGTCTGCTGGCCCTGCTGCGTGAAAAAGGCCTGAGCTACGACAAGGAGGGCGCAGTCTGGCTGGCCGCCAGCCGTTTCGGCGACAGCGAGGACCGGGTGATTGTCAAGAGCACCGGCGAGCCGACCTACTATCTGCCCGACCTGGCCTACCACATGGACAAGCACCAGCGCGGGTTCGACGAGGCGATCAACATCCACGGCGCCGACCACCACGGCTACGCCCCGCGCATGCTGGCCGGGATGCGCGCCCTGGGCTACCCCGAGGGCTGGCTGCGCTACGTGATCCACCAGATGGTCAGTTTCAAGGAGGGCGACGAGGTGGTGAAGATGTCCACCCGCGCCGGACGCTTTGTCACCCTGAGCGACCTGTGCCGCGAGGTGGGCGTGGATGTGGCCCGCTACTTCTTCGTCATGCGCAAGGCCGACAGCCACCTGGTGTTCGACCTCGACCTGGCGCGCAAGCAGAGCAACGAGAACCCGGTCTACTACTGCCAGTACGTGCACGCCCGTATCTGCTCGCTGGCTCCCACCGCGGCCGAGGCCGGGGTGTGGGACGGCGACCGCGGGCTGTGGAAGGATTACCGTCCCGAGCGCCTGGTCGAGCCAGAGGAGCTGGAGCTGATCGTGCACCTGCTCGATTTCCCGCGCCTGGCGGCCATGGCTGCCCTGGCCCTGGAGCCGCACCATATCCCGTTCTTCCTCGAGGAACTGGCGCGCAAGTTCCACGGCTGGTACCAGCGACACCGTATCGTGAGCGAGGACAAGGCCCTCTCGCGCGACCGCCTCTACCTCGCCGACTGCGTGCGCACGGTCATGTCTGCCGGGCTGGGCCTGCTCGGAATAACCGCACCGGAAAAAATGTGAAAGGAGAGCCGCACAGATGAGCCAGGCCAACCCTGAGCCGATTGTCGCAGTGGGCACGATCGGCATCGACACTATCGAGACCCCCACCGAGCGGGTCGAGGCAGTCCTGGGCGGAAGCGGGACCTATTTCGCGGTGGCCGCCTCCCTGTTCAACCCGGTCTGCCTGGTGGCCGTGGCCGGCGACGACATGACCGAGGCCCAGTGGAGCACCTTGCGCCGCCCGAACCTGATCCTGGACGGCATCGCGGTGGTCAAGGGCGGACGGACGTTCAGTTGGGGCGGACGCTACCACGCGGATGTCAACCGCCGCGACACCCTGTTCACCAACCTGGGCGTGCTGGAGACTTTCAATCCGGTGGTGCCTGCGTCCCAGCGCGGCGCGCGCACCGTATTCCTGGCCAACGTGGACCCCGGCTCGCAGCTCAAGGTGCTGGACCAGGTGAGCGGTGCCGAGTTCGTGGTCACGGATACGATGAATTTCTGGATCTCCGGCGACCGTGAGCGTCTGGGCCAGGTGCTGCGCCGCACGGACTGCCTGATCCTGAACGATGACGAGGCCCGTCAGCTAACCGGCTGCCTCAACCTGACCGACGCCCTGGAGAAAGTGCAGGCCCTGGGTCCCAGAATGGTGGTGCTCAAGAAAGGCGAGCACGGGGCCGTGCTGGCCGTGGGCCGCGAGCTGTTCGCCCTGCCGGGCTACCCGTTGCGCAACGTGGTCGACCCCACCGGCGCGGGTGACTCGTTCGCCGGCGGGTTCGTGGGCTACATCCAGCGCCGCGGCGACCGCTCGCGCGAAACATTGCGCGCGGCCGTGGTCTACGGCTCGGCCGTGGCCTCGTTCTGCTGCGAGGATTTCTCGCTGCGCCGTCTTGGCCGCCTGAGCCAGGACGAACTGGAAGCACGGGTGCAGGAGTTCCGCGAGCTGGTAAGGTTCCAGTGAGCCGGCTGGATATAACCGGCCGCTGAGTGTTGCATCCGTTCCACGTTGAATATTAAGGTTAAAAGATAAAAACAAATCCCCCTCTATCCCCCTTTGACAAAGGGGGAGGCGCTGGTCCGGGCCGGGGAGGGACCCCGTTTCCATTTGCAGCCCTCAGGGAAGGATTGTTCTATGAGCGAGGAGCGCAAGCAGAGCCTCTACGCCGCGGCCGGGGTGGACATCGACGCCGCCTCGAAGGCCGTGGGTGCGTTTAAATCCAAGGTGGCCGAAACTTTCACCCCCGGTGTGCTCAGCCAGGTGGGTAATTTCGGCGGGATGTTCTCCCTGGCCGGAGTGGAGGCCGCCGAGCCGGTGCTGATCTCCAGCACCGATGGCGTGGGCACCAAGCTGCTGGTGGCGCAGAAAGCCCACCGTCACGACACAGTGGGCGAATGCCTGGTCAACCACTGCGTCAATGATATCATGGTCCAGGGCGCGCGGCCGTTGTTCTTCATGGACTATATCAGTGTGGGCAAGCTGCGGCCGGAGCACATCGCCTCTGTGATGGACGGGTTCATCCGAGGCTGCAAGCGTAACGGCGTGGCCCTTCTGGGCGGCGAGACCGCCGAGATGCCCGACCTCTACGGCCCCGAGGACTACGACCTGGCCGGGTTCATCGTGGGCGTGGTCGACCGTTCCAAGCTCATCACGGGCGAGCGGGTGCGGGCCGGCCACGTGCTGGTGGGCCTGAGCTCCAACGGCCTCCACACCAACGGCTACTCGCTGGCCCGCCGGATCGTTTTCGACCTTGGCGGCCACGCGGTCAACGACCCGTTGCCCGAGGGCGGCGGAGTCAATTTCGGCGAGGCGCTGCTGGCCGTGCACCGCAGCTACAAGGTGCAGCTCGAGGCGCTCTATCAGCGCGGCCTGGTGGATGCCGCGGCGCATATCACCGGCGGCGGCCTCACCGACAACCTGCCCCGCGTGTTCCCGGACAGCCTGGACGCCGAGATCAAGCTCGGCTCGTGGTCCGTGCCGCGCCTGTTCACCTATCTTCAGGAGGCCGGGCGCGTGGAGCTGGAGGAGATGCTGCGGGTGTTCAACATGGGGATCGGCATGGTGCTGCTGGTCGACGGGGCGCGCCTGGAGGAGGCGCTCGGAGTGCTGAAAGGCCTGGGTGAGCAGGCCCATGTGATCGGACGGATGCGCCCCGGCTCGGGCACGGTCCGCTACGTTTGAGGTAAACGGACATTTTTCACTGGGGATGGGCTTATGCGTAAACTCTCTGTCGGAATGCTGGCACTGGCTTTAATACTCTGTTTCTCCGGCCTGCGGGCCGCCACGAACGACAACGCCTGGCTGGGCGGCCTGATGACCGGCGGCAGCCTCACCTCCTCCAGCGCCAACACCCTGGGCGGGCTGGGGCATTTCTCGGCCGGGCTGAGCGGCTCGGTCAGCACCGACCCGTACGGCACACTCAGTATCAGCACCGGA is a window encoding:
- a CDS encoding diguanylate cyclase, with protein sequence MRKNKYNSSPPDSLPGALTDKNLGRGWVGQAGFFLSVLFILLMVIISGIMLHQFHGLVESELRNAMTGVVASTGHSLDHWLDERMAHVEIWAATPELRREAQALLPLDGDSRMIRASRALAGSRRLFLSSLYLHGYLEFFIVSPEHRVLAQLGDSFLGANFPSQEVDSLLARVFAGQSTFTLPVRCRIDSRALNGGGEAGRPGMFFAAPLKNEQDEVVAALLLYSDPETGLSSITDIGAFGRSGQVFAFDGRGRLISLSRFTPPHSDSLGLDNGILSLELRDPGAKPSRINAGRAAAGDSLPFTRMAGQALDGRSGIDLEGYRDLRGVPVVGAWLWDKRAGCGLALEITREEAFSSYRRIRTTVLTVLVTTVIMFLGLSLVLHRSRKEALRLARQSTLAGKQLQREIEVRRQVEDSLRESDAYIRAVVDSVVDGIITTDENLFIETFNPAAEKIFGYISAEVRGQNLALLFDPSMRRESDRDCHRPGRNGECPEMLGRRKDGSHFPVEFEINEMCLGSRNVHVGILRDITERKKYELELRRLSSHDGLTSIANRRHFDDILQTEWNRGLEHFTPLSLILLDIDHFKAFNDTYGHQAGDECLIRVAGALRDIFHRPADLPARYGGEEFAVILPETGLAGALIVAEKVRLAIEQLCLEHAGSPKYGCVTVSLGVSCLTPDAGVKDGPSLLIAEADRALYRAKDSGRNCVVGAIQENPDDNGVSTELADGIAH
- a CDS encoding HU family DNA-binding protein, which translates into the protein MTKAGIINLVAEKCGFSARDVRLVVEEFIVEVKDCLKSGKHLEIRGFGTFRVRERKSRRARNPKTEESILIPARRVAVFKGSPRLDLLIEPDQPG
- a CDS encoding hydroxyacid dehydrogenase, with product MMKPKVLLPIFRKFKEHLLPDWIIEEISAHMELKVVYDPDSLSSEEYDNLFRDIDAMISTWEIPVLNPRVISKCPNLKIISHAGGQVRFFIPEDLFDLRPDLLICNASNVMARPVAEHTLMMSIALLRNLFFISRWAAENADWENYPREKNVSLLNKKVGLVGLGQIANEFIELARPFKAEFHVFSRHLGDFDAEARGLKKSSLEKIFSTCDVITICSANTPENRHMVNRDLLRLIKPGAVLVNNARGALIDEQALCDELESGRFSAAIDVTEPEPPAMDSRLRSLPNVFLTPHSAGPTPDQWPWMVKEAADIIRAYFRNQPVWNIIDRKRFRYMA
- a CDS encoding integration host factor subunit beta, whose product is MTKADIIQNIADKNGFTAKDVKIVVEEFIDQVKSCLVNDQHLEIRGFGTFKVKAHKARKARNPKTNEEVLVPSRKKAFFKVSRELNALLK
- a CDS encoding glycoside hydrolase family 18 protein gives rise to the protein MRTEAFSVPVRRLALAVLALALAVGTARAGESKVLGYYPAGMKDKLPAEKLDFKVLTHICHAFITPNKDGSLNVRPDLLYPELIQAAHAAGRKVLVSLGGGGGGRAVEGFPPVAASPSLRAIFISNLLDFCEKNGYDGVDFDWELPANAKERADHATLVEELRAAATKRGKPFLITMANTGRLDSESVFDQRRLNKVLDWFNVMTYDFHGLWSREAGHNSPLYSVIPGYNGVPESCFSEIYYLEKELGIPPEKLLLGLPFYGFKLDASYLGGPNHGGRYIDYSEAVQFWAEGGWDYYWDSVSLVPYMLERSREHVVTFDNPESIALKCDFAKVQGLGGVMIWALGCDILEGRQLLLETVGKHRWDTDRK
- a CDS encoding GNAT family N-acetyltransferase, with the translated sequence MQIRTERLRLVPSTVESVRAEMADRARLAVILDAVVPPGWPLDSLAEALPWFEEQLAAHPEAVGWYGWYALLEEGRGVDSPPVLVGSAGFLGAPGGKGQVEIGYSVQPDWRCRGLAGEMVRALAAWAFSQSGVARIIARTAPDNPASVKVLLRSGFAPDGMDEPPASGLLFRLERPDRR